The sequence TAGCACCTACTCGTGAAATTGTAACAGTATTCTCTGACCTATTAAATGCATGATAGTATCCCATCGGCGCCCTACCACCGCTTATGATAGGGTACATAGCATTAGCATCCCCATCATTTTTTGTAATTCCTTTTCCCGTTCTAATATCACAGGTTTCACCTAATGTAATATATTCAACACCGTCAGGACAAAACTCTTGTATCAATTCATCTATCCTACTCATTTCTTTTTTGATTTTATCTGCTTAGGTTTTTGGGCTTTCTTTACTTCTTTAATGTTGTTGGCGATAGGTAAATTTTCTGGCATGGTGCCACCAAGTTCCTCTATAGTTTTTCTTACCTTTTTACCAACTTCAAAATGTGTTTGGTTAGCTTTTTGTTTGCCCTTTATATTTTCTCTTCGTAATTTTTCCTCAGTTTGTGTAGCTCGGAATAGGTTAGCCGCTAATTCAGTGCTGCCCATATGGTCAAGTATCTGCTGATTTTTTTTAAGTCCTTTCGATTTATGTATAGCTTTTGCATCAAGCCCACCGTATAAACCCATATAACCATGATTTTGAAAGATGGCATAATCTAAGGAAGTAATAACACCAGCATTTTTTGCAGCTGCAGCTAAATGGGTGTTGTGTTTTGCCAATTCGTTGCGAAGAAATAATCTTTTTTCATCCTTGTTGCTTAATTGGTTATAAGCTTCCATCTGTGTTATTTCCTGTATCCTTGTCTGCACAGCAAAATAAGTTTGACCCAGAGCCACCACTTCTTTTGAAGGATCAGCATTTTGTACAATTAAATAACATGCATATCGAGACAGCTTATAACTTGGATAAGAATGTGTTGCCCCAGAACCCACAGCTACCACCTCGTTGAACCCAACGAGGTGGTTAGCAACAGCTTGTCCACTATTTTGACAAGCCTCTTTCGCTTTTTCGATTACACCGAGAAAATTTCTAAAATCTGTATAATCTAAAGTTTTAGCTAATTGACGAGCCATCCAGAATTCATTGCCATTTTCATCAATCTGTTTTATCTGTTCAAAAACCGACAGATTTTTTGAGATTTGCTTTGCCATACGAAAATTTTATCAGTTTTATTAAGCACTGCCTCCTTCTAAATTCGCAATAATTTCATCAATGGCCGTACGCAGTTTATTTTGCTTATTCACTATTTCAGCGATATGAGCATTTAGTTTTTCAATGTCCACTTCCTCGGTAGTATTTTCCTGCTCCACATAACTGCTTACAGCAATATTGTAATCATTTTCAGATATGTCGCTATTCAATACCAGTTTCGCAAAATGAGCTTCATCCTTTCTTTCAACATAAGCGTTGAGAATTCTCTTGCGGTTGTTATCGGTGAGTTTGTTTTTATTACCACCACGAATAAACTCGGCTGATGCATCAATAAATAAAGTGGCATTATCCTTCTTGCTTTTCTTCAATACAATGATGCATGTACCAATAGTGGTTCCAAAGAACAGGTCGGATGGTAACTGAATTACAGCATCTACATAATTGTTATCAATTAAGTATTTACGTATTTTTTGTTCTGCCCCTCCGCGATATAACACACCAGGGAACTCAACAATAGCTGCTGTACCAGAAGTAGAAAGCCAATGCAACATGTGCAATGTAAAGGCAAGATCGGCTTTGCTTTTAGGAGCCAATACTCCTGCAGGAGCAAATCGGGGGTCGTTAATCAACAAAGGATTTGCATCGCCTTCCCATTTAATTGAATAGGGCGGATTAGAAACAATCGCATCAAAGGGTTCATCATCCCAATGGCTAGGGTCTGTTAGTGTATCGCCATGTGCAATATTAAATTTCTCATAATTGATGTCGTGCAAAAACATATTGATACGACAAAGGTTGTAAGTGGTAATGTTCACTTCCTGCCCATAAAATCCTTGTCTAACATTGTCCTTGCCCAGTACTTTTGCAAACTTCAACAACAGTGAACCCGAACCACACGCAGGGTCATACACTTTATTCACCTGTTTCTTACCCACTACAGTAATTTCAGCCAAGAGTTCTGACACTTCCTGAGGAGTAAAAAATTCACCACCTGATTTTCCAGCATTACTGGCATACATGGTCATCAGAAACTCATACGCATCACCAAAAGCATCAATACTATTGTCTTGATAATCGCCTAATTTTAAATCGCCGATGGAATCCAATATTTTAACTAGTGCTTCATTTCGCTTGGTAACCGTTGCGCCCAGTTTATTACTGTTCACATCCAGATCATCAAACAACCCTTTGAGGTCATCTTCGCTATCTGTGCCTTTGGCCGAATGCTCAATATTCTTGAAAACACGACTCAATGTTTCATTCAAGTTTTCATCTGCCTTTGCCTTTTTACGAACATTGACAAACAACTCTGAAGGCAGAATATAAAAGCCTTTTTCCTTTACTGTATCCACTCTACCTAATTCAGCATCCTTATCTGAAATATCAGCATAGTTAAAGTTCAAATGGCCAGTTCGCTGTTCCTCTTTATTAATATAGGAGGTAAGGTTCTCTGAAATGAACCGATAAAATAACATGCCTAATACATAGGTTTTAAAATCCCATCCATCTACACTACCTCTCAAATCATTAGCTATTTGCCAAATGGTTCGGTGTAGTTCGTCTCTTTCTAATTCTCTTGCCATGGTTTTGCTTTATATAAATTCCCTCTATTTACACTTAATTCTGTGTAATTATACTATTTATTTTAATGCTAAGATTGATTCAAAAAATCAACATTAAAGAGGTTTCAAATGAGTGCCACAGTTTCTACAAGTTCCACCTGAATCTTTGGTAATATTGTTATTACACTTTTGTCCATTACGAACATTTTTACAACCTGATAGTCCACACTTAGGGCATTTATACAGTGTACCACCACATGTTGTTCCTGCTGCTTTACCATGACAGTTTGCCATAATTTTTGATTTTAGTTTATAAATTCGTTCGTTTAACTCTTTATCCCCCTCAACACCCCCAACAACTTCACCATCGCCCAGGTATCCATTTTACAATACTCTAGCAAAGCTTGGCGAGTTTGCTCAACATCTTGTTCATCCAGCGTATGCTTCAAGTTATAAAAAGCGGTACTGGCATCACCTCCATTACCAATGGTTAAATCATTATAACTCAATTCAGGAACTATGGCTGGCAATACCTGCTTAATTGAATAAGAACCCTGCATAGCTGGCAAGCGAACATGTTTTCGGAAGGGTTGCATTAAATCAATCATTCTATCCAACACATTCTGAATAACATTTTCATATTGTGGATATTCCCGCATCAGCTCTTTCAAGCGAGTAGCTTCAAAGTTTTTATTGTACACCAATATGGAACCAGTATCTCCCAATACAGTCAATAAACTTTCCAGAAAAGCCAGACCAGAACAATGGGCTCCTTCCGCTAAATATGCATAGTGTTCAGGCTCAGCATTGGGCGTTCTTTCTACATGCACCGAATATTGAAAACAAACCTGTCGGTAAGGCCAATGTCCATCATATTCTGGAACAGCGGTACTCCAGGATTCAAAATCCATATGATAAATAGGATACTCAATAGCCGATAAAAATTCCTGTACAAATTCCTTATCTATATATTCTTCTTCTGGCTCTTCTTCTTCAGCCTCATATCCCTCAGAACAAAAACCCTGAAAGTCACAGGCATAGGGCTTGTTGCAATGATCACCCATTTCTATTGCTGGCATTTCGGTTTTATGCTGTAACATTTCTTTTAAGCTTTCGCCCTGCGAATGAGTAAAATCCTGCTCCAATAAAATATCGTCCAACACCGATTCCGCACAAAATAGTTCTTGCACATTCAAGTCCCCTTTGCGGATATATTGATTATTCAAATGAATGATACTAAAATCAGCTAAGTCCAACCCTGCCCGTGTTATGACATAATATTGAAATGCCGCATCGGGTATATGCTGGGGCTTCACAGAAGTGGTACTCTTTACTTCATAGGCATACCATTGGTCTTTTTGCTTTACTAAAATATCTACCGCACACAAGAGTCCCTTGTATTGAAAAGCCGCTTCATAAATGACTTCATGTCCTTGGGCAATATACTTCGCCGTATCAGCAACCGATTGCTGATAAGAGTAAGTATCCTTAGGTCGCGCGTCTACTCCCCCAGGAAACAATTGCTCCGCTAACTTTCCTACATCGGTTCCTTGTTGAAATACCGCTTGTTGTACTTCGTCCATTTCATCCCTTAACGCTGGCTTGTATTTATGCAACCACAAGCGCTTGGGGCAGTGGCAGCCATACATAAACGTTGACTTCGATAAAATATGTTTGGGTGGCTTCATATTCATGTTTATTAAAGCCAATCTCTGTTAAAAATATCATATTGAATCATACCCTCATCATATCCTTCATTATTTGCCGGAATTATAAGAGTTGAATGATTCTTTCGATATGCTTGTAATGCATTTGGATTATTTAAATTGTCTACCATACACAAACCAAGTGCAGTATTTAAATAATGAATCCTTTCAATAACTTTATTAAGTTCTTTCTTTTTGAAAGGGCTACCATTAGTATTAATAAATTCAATATTTGTAAGGTACTCTGCTCCATTTCCTTCAATTAAAGGATGTATTTCAGTCGTTACTGTTAATGCAGGATTATATACAAGAACACCTTGATTATGCAATTCAATTTGTCCCCGTGCAAAAGCATTTAATTTCGAGCCACCTCCATAAACTTTACAACCCTTGGCTTTAGTATTATTTTCATCAAATTGCCAATTATTTCTAAAACTGTTTGCATATTTTTCCAAGAGTCCTTGTAATATTTTTGACCTGATTCTTTTATTCAAAATTGTTCTAGAATACCCAAGAGCAGTATTCCAAATCTTATCATCAATTAAAAAATTAAACGTAGCGATATCATCTTCACTAACTTCATCAAGATTATCCCTTAATTTGAGATAATCTCGAATTAAAAAATTAGATGCGTAATCTATGGTTTCAGATGCATGGTAGTCCAATCGTATTCTATTTCTATCAGTAGTAAGAGAAAAAAAAGAAACATCCGTAGTTCCAGCACCAACATCAAGAGTAATATAGTTACCTAAGAAGGATTTCTTGAATTTTTCAATAGCACGATAATTACCTCTCAATGATTCTAAAGTTCTTTGAAATCTATTTAATAAAACAAAAATTCCAGCTGTTGTTTCAGCTACAATAAAAATATTTTTAGATGCATAAAAATCTAATAAATCTTTTTTTTCAATATTTAAAAATGTAACATAAATAACTCTAATTTTATCAAGATAATTTTTCAAGTTATCTTCAAGATATGTATTTAAGTTTTCGTAAGAATTAGATAATTCTAATGCCAGATAAAGCATTTCATATTGCAAACTTCTTCTTTTGTGTTCTTCTGGTGTCCAGTCATAACGTGTTGGAATGCCAACGGTAAAATGAAATTGATGACTAAGTGTTTGGCGAGAATCTTCTATAGAATCAGACACACTTTTATTTTTAAAGAATCGAGAAAGAATTGATTTTTTCTCATTTGGCTGATCTGTTTTTATCTTATAAGTAGATTTGATATCTAAAATACAATAGCATAGATATAAGATACAGCAAATTTCTGGATGATTTTTCAAATCGAATTTAATAGAATGAGTAAGCTGATTCTTATAAAATTCATTTTCAGAGAACAAAGCTTTCATTTTAAAAAATCTTATGCTATTAGGGGCAGTAATTCCAAATAAACATTTTCCAGACTTTTCTACACTGATTGTAGTAGGCAAAGAATAATCATCATTAAAAGAAAATTTGTGAAAAACAAACTGATTTTGATCGTTGTCAATATTTCTAGAGCAGATTTTTGTCTGAGAAGTGCCGAAATCAATTCCTACTTTTATTTTTTTCATTTTAAATAAATTGAATTAATGTTAAGGATTGAAAATCATCATCGATAAATACTTTAACGTTCTTTTTCTGAGAGTTTAATTGTTCTATCTTTTGGTTATATCGATCAATTTGTTCTTTATAAATAAACCTAATTGAGTTATCACTATTTTCTTTAAAAATATTTTCAGCTCTTTCAATTTGCCTGTTTAAAAAGTCAATTTCTGTGTCAATTAAGCGATATTGTCTTGATAAGTAAGTGTTTTTTAACTCCTCTTCTAGTTTCATTTTTTTTGTAAAAAAAGCATGCATTAATAATGGCTCTAGTAATTCCATCATGTAATAAGACTCATCTTTATTAGGGTTTTGTTCGAAATTTGTAAACCATTTTTCAATTTCAATTGAATTTAATAATTGAGATTGATCACTATTAAG is a genomic window of Sediminibacterium sp. TEGAF015 containing:
- the dinD gene encoding DNA damage-inducible protein D, whose translation is MAKQISKNLSVFEQIKQIDENGNEFWMARQLAKTLDYTDFRNFLGVIEKAKEACQNSGQAVANHLVGFNEVVAVGSGATHSYPSYKLSRYACYLIVQNADPSKEVVALGQTYFAVQTRIQEITQMEAYNQLSNKDEKRLFLRNELAKHNTHLAAAAKNAGVITSLDYAIFQNHGYMGLYGGLDAKAIHKSKGLKKNQQILDHMGSTELAANLFRATQTEEKLRRENIKGKQKANQTHFEVGKKVRKTIEELGGTMPENLPIANNIKEVKKAQKPKQIKSKKK
- a CDS encoding type I restriction-modification system subunit M; this translates as MARELERDELHRTIWQIANDLRGSVDGWDFKTYVLGMLFYRFISENLTSYINKEEQRTGHLNFNYADISDKDAELGRVDTVKEKGFYILPSELFVNVRKKAKADENLNETLSRVFKNIEHSAKGTDSEDDLKGLFDDLDVNSNKLGATVTKRNEALVKILDSIGDLKLGDYQDNSIDAFGDAYEFLMTMYASNAGKSGGEFFTPQEVSELLAEITVVGKKQVNKVYDPACGSGSLLLKFAKVLGKDNVRQGFYGQEVNITTYNLCRINMFLHDINYEKFNIAHGDTLTDPSHWDDEPFDAIVSNPPYSIKWEGDANPLLINDPRFAPAGVLAPKSKADLAFTLHMLHWLSTSGTAAIVEFPGVLYRGGAEQKIRKYLIDNNYVDAVIQLPSDLFFGTTIGTCIIVLKKSKKDNATLFIDASAEFIRGGNKNKLTDNNRKRILNAYVERKDEAHFAKLVLNSDISENDYNIAVSSYVEQENTTEEVDIEKLNAHIAEIVNKQNKLRTAIDEIIANLEGGSA
- a CDS encoding DUF2779 domain-containing protein; amino-acid sequence: MKPPKHILSKSTFMYGCHCPKRLWLHKYKPALRDEMDEVQQAVFQQGTDVGKLAEQLFPGGVDARPKDTYSYQQSVADTAKYIAQGHEVIYEAAFQYKGLLCAVDILVKQKDQWYAYEVKSTTSVKPQHIPDAAFQYYVITRAGLDLADFSIIHLNNQYIRKGDLNVQELFCAESVLDDILLEQDFTHSQGESLKEMLQHKTEMPAIEMGDHCNKPYACDFQGFCSEGYEAEEEEPEEEYIDKEFVQEFLSAIEYPIYHMDFESWSTAVPEYDGHWPYRQVCFQYSVHVERTPNAEPEHYAYLAEGAHCSGLAFLESLLTVLGDTGSILVYNKNFEATRLKELMREYPQYENVIQNVLDRMIDLMQPFRKHVRLPAMQGSYSIKQVLPAIVPELSYNDLTIGNGGDASTAFYNLKHTLDEQDVEQTRQALLEYCKMDTWAMVKLLGVLRGIKS
- a CDS encoding acetate and sugar kinases/Hsc70/actin family protein, with the protein product MKKIKVGIDFGTSQTKICSRNIDNDQNQFVFHKFSFNDDYSLPTTISVEKSGKCLFGITAPNSIRFFKMKALFSENEFYKNQLTHSIKFDLKNHPEICCILYLCYCILDIKSTYKIKTDQPNEKKSILSRFFKNKSVSDSIEDSRQTLSHQFHFTVGIPTRYDWTPEEHKRRSLQYEMLYLALELSNSYENLNTYLEDNLKNYLDKIRVIYVTFLNIEKKDLLDFYASKNIFIVAETTAGIFVLLNRFQRTLESLRGNYRAIEKFKKSFLGNYITLDVGAGTTDVSFFSLTTDRNRIRLDYHASETIDYASNFLIRDYLKLRDNLDEVSEDDIATFNFLIDDKIWNTALGYSRTILNKRIRSKILQGLLEKYANSFRNNWQFDENNTKAKGCKVYGGGSKLNAFARGQIELHNQGVLVYNPALTVTTEIHPLIEGNGAEYLTNIEFINTNGSPFKKKELNKVIERIHYLNTALGLCMVDNLNNPNALQAYRKNHSTLIIPANNEGYDEGMIQYDIFNRDWL